A genomic region of Colius striatus isolate bColStr4 chromosome 20, bColStr4.1.hap1, whole genome shotgun sequence contains the following coding sequences:
- the DPH1 gene encoding 2-(3-amino-3-carboxypropyl)histidine synthase subunit 1: protein MAASVRAGSADPVPAAGGTKPARGPVRRAAQQVPEDILSNVELQEAVEALPRNYNFEIPKTIWRIRQAQARKVALQMPEGLLMFACTIADIIERFTSAEAMVMGDVTYGACCVDDYTARALGADFLVHYGHSCLIPIDATRGLKMLYVFVDIKIDASHFLETIRFNFPAGTSLALVSTIQFVSTLQAASQELRSHYKVCVPQCKPLSPGEILGCTSPRLTQDTDAIVYLGDGRFHLESIMIANPGIPAYRYDPYSKVFSQEHYGHERMCQARQDAIRTAAGARCWGLILGTLGRQGSPSILQHLESRLRALGRPFVRVLLSEIFPSKLQLFPDVDVWVQVACPRLSIDWGEAFSKPLLTPYEAAVALRDVEWQQPYPMDFYASQSLGPWTANHSGTQRPRHGPAAQGKPPAPAAPPDGEEKGLSPGGPAAP from the exons ATGGCGGCCTCCGTCAGGGCCGGGAGCGCGGATCCGGTGCCCGCCGCGGGTGGGACGAAGCCCG CCCGAGGCCCTGTGCGACGAGCGGCGCAGCAGGTCCCTGAGGACATCCTGAGTAACGTGGAGCTGCAGGAAGCAGTGGAGGCTCTGCCCCGAAACTACAACTTCGAGATCCCCAAAACCATCTGGAGGATCCGGCAGGCTCAGGCCAGGAAGG TGGCCCTGCAGATGCCAGAAGGGCTCCTCATGTTTGCCTGCACCATCGCTGACATCATTGAGCG GTTCACCAGCGCAGAGGCGATGGTGATGGGCGACGTGACCTACGGCGCCTGCTGCGTGGATGACTACACGGCCCGAGCCCTGGGCGCTGACTTCTTGGTGCACTAcggacacagctgcctga TCCCCATCGATGCCACACGGGGGCTGAAGATGCTCTACGTGTTCGTGGACATCAAAATCGACGCGTCCCATTTCCTGGAGACCATCCGCTTCAACTTCCCAGCAggcacctccctggccctggTCAGCACCATCCAGTTCGTCTCCACGCTGCAG GCAGCATCCCAGGAGCTGCGCTCCCACTACAAGGTGTGTGTGCCCCAGTGCAAACCACTATCCCCAGGGGAGATCCTGGGCTGCACGTCACCTCGGCTCACCCAGGACACAGATGCCATCGT gtATTTGGGTGATGGACGCTTCCACCTGGAATCCATCATGATTGCCAACCCTGGGATCCCTGCTTACAG GTATGATCCCTACAGCAAAGTCTTCTCCCAGGAGCACTACGGCCACGAGCGCATGTGCCAGGCTCGGCAGGACGCCATCCGCACCGCCGCCGGTGCCCGCTGCTGGGGGCTCATCTTGGGCACCCTGGGACGTCAGGGctcccccagcatcctgcaG CACTTGGAGTCACGTCTCCGTGCCCTGGGCCGGCCCTTTGTGCGAGTGCTGCTGTCTGAGATCTTCCCCAGCAAGCTGCAGCTCTTCCCTGACGTGGATGT GTGGGTGCAGGTGGCCTGTCCCCGGCTCTCCATCGACTGGGGAGAAGCTTTCAGCAAGCCCCTGCTGACACCCTACGAG GCTGCCGTGGCTCTGCGGGATGTGGAGTGGCAGCAGCCTTACCCCATGGACTTCTACGCCAGCCAGTCCCTGGGGCCGTGGACGGCGAACCACAGCGGCACCCAGCGCCCACGCCACGGCCCGGCCGCACAG GGGAAGCCGCCCGCACCCGCCGCCCCGCCGGACGGGGAGGAGAAGGGGCTGAGCCCCggcggccccgcagccccctga
- the OVCA2 gene encoding esterase OVCA2 — MAAAGAMSAERPLRLLALHGYRQSARRFRQRTGALRKALRGRAELLAVSAPHLVPGGGEEEEDTDDPPRGWWFSGPGGFEAGEAAVEPVGLEESLAAVAAALAEHGPFDGLLGFSQGAALAAMVCALRARGDPRFPVAFAILVAGFASRAPAHGHFYREPIALPTLHVVGDADGVIAPTLSRELAQSFLEPVILSHPGGHFVPAAAPQKKAYLDFLDRFQPGQEPAESRGTEEV; from the coding sequence atggcggcggcgggcgccATGTCTGCCGAGCGGCCGCTGCGGCTGCTGGCGCTGCACGGCTACCGGCAGAGCGCCCGCCGCTTCCGACAGCGCACCGGCGCCTTGCGCAAGGCCCTGCGCGGCCGGGCCGAGCTGCTGGCGGTCAGCGCGCCTCACCTCGTGCCCGGcggcggggaggaggaggaggacacgGACGACCCCCCCCGCGGCTGGTGGTTCTCCGGGCCCGGCGGCTTTGAGGCCGGGGAGGCGGCGGTGGAGCCGGTGGGGCTGGAGGAGTCGCTGGCGGCCGTGGCGGCGGCGCTGGCGGAGCACGGGCCGTTTGACGGGTTGCTGGGCTTCAGCCAGGGCGCGGCGCTGGCCGCCATGGTGTGCGCCCTGCGAGCCCGCGGCGACCCGCGCTTCCCCGTGGCCTTCGCCATCCTGGTGGCCGGCTTTGCCAGCCGCGCCCCGGCACACGGACACTTCTACCGGGAGCCCATCGCCCTGCCCACGCTGCACGTCGTGGGCGATGCTGACGGCGTCATCGCTCCCACCCTCAGCAGGGAGCTGGCCCAGAGCTTCCTGGAGCCCGTTATCCTCTCCCACCCCGGGGGACACTTCGTGCCGGCGGCTGCACCGCAGAAGAAAGCCTACCTGGACTTCTTGGACCGCTTCCAACCCGGACAGGAACCGGCTGAGTCCCGGGGGACTGAGGAGGTTTGA